In Candidatus Limnocylindrales bacterium, the following are encoded in one genomic region:
- a CDS encoding aspartyl/asparaginyl beta-hydroxylase domain-containing protein: MFYNPAYFDFVKLLESNWLKIRAEVERLQGENFNPWYEKHLYNKDWTAFGLYNGYKQERGQKIEENCALCPETTRIIEAIPGLMTAGFSCLAPGTYIRPHKGYEGNVLRCHLGLIVPEGCGITVQGKTKTWTEGKCIVFDDTFVHEAWNFGKSKRIVLLMDIKKDKDVLGIDLSDEKYIEPFTWGEILRREFQYTRLFYYKVTTKLAKMKQALKGSGEKPYKSAA; encoded by the coding sequence ATGTTTTATAATCCCGCTTATTTTGATTTTGTAAAACTCCTTGAATCTAACTGGCTAAAGATCAGAGCAGAGGTTGAGCGGCTCCAGGGGGAGAATTTTAATCCCTGGTACGAGAAACACCTTTATAATAAGGACTGGACTGCCTTTGGTTTATACAATGGATATAAACAGGAGAGGGGGCAAAAGATAGAGGAAAACTGTGCCTTATGTCCGGAAACTACCAGGATTATTGAAGCTATTCCGGGTTTGATGACGGCGGGTTTTTCGTGTCTGGCTCCGGGTACCTATATAAGACCCCATAAGGGTTATGAAGGAAATGTGCTGCGTTGTCACCTTGGCTTGATTGTTCCAGAAGGGTGTGGCATAACCGTTCAGGGAAAAACTAAAACCTGGACGGAGGGAAAATGCATTGTATTTGATGATACTTTTGTTCATGAGGCCTGGAATTTTGGAAAGAGTAAAAGAATTGTATTGCTGATGGATATTAAAAAAGATAAGGATGTCCTGGGAATAGATCTTTCTGATGAAAAGTATATAGAACCTTTCACATGGGGTGAAATTCTTAGAAGAGAGTTTCAGTATACCCGGCTTTTCTACTATAAAGTAACGACTAAGTTAGCTAAGATGAAGCAGGCCTTGAAGGGTTCTGGTGAAAAGCCATACAAATCCGCTGCCTGA